gttgtaccaagtattatacaacacaaatctagattaaccatttaacaagcaaggtattaagaattagtaagataaaaagataagacatgttaatattaaacattaaggtccatattgagtttacactatacttattcttacaccattagtgtaaccttttcaccttgacataataaacttagctagacataataaacttagctaaacataatgagaagagaaatataaataaacaaaacaagaacataaagaaaatacaagttaactaagtaaaggaaaggaaatgaaaaacataaacaagatattaatgaaagcaaaacttaaaaattacaaaaaaaaatataaagagagaaataaagagtatgaacttgatctgaacaacccaagcccccaaatgcatggcaaatgcctccttttataggccaaaattcggaattattgatttgatgactaattgttgagtgggtggccaacttttgacttggtgaaaatccttatcttcttgtctgaataaaaaaaaaaatgctaccatccgaactgggtccactagaaaacatgaaagttgtaggcaattgactcagctttccaggaaaaaaaaatggaggttatttggacttctagaactccagatatgggccaaacactgaacagtgttcgggctgcaggatagattcggacttctccgttgttgctataatttggacttgaaaatggccttcttagatcttgatgaaaacatgaaagttgtaggcctatgtcttactgaatctgtgtaaaaatttgagatcctttggacatctagaactcgagatatgacctaaataccaaacaatgttctagtttggactgcaccaacatctcttttctaagtttcaccctctctttatcttcacaaatttcagtagttgaattcatcaatcaatcctttgatttatgtgatagacttgcatttaagatgaacatttaccatatattagggcattttatagtattagacttgttattataaaacatgctttagttaaggagttattgatactttaagtgcaaaatgattatataaaaccttgataaatatgcacttttaagtattaatcacaccccccaaccaacttattactagtccctagtaatcaaagcgttaaaataaaaaaacaatttgcaaattccataaagcaaggcattcatcattcaacttactttaatttatccagataaacaagctctcattaaattcatatatctgctcaatacctcttaaacaagatattaataaaccttttttttgtgctcaaaagatcaacatatagttatggggcttgacttggaagaaaaacaaatttttgttctaatgtttaaggctaacttccttatgttgcgatgtcgcggtcgcacaaattaattaccctagcttaaaacacacaagatagtatagagcaagcaaggggtcgatcccacgaggaagtttgaagttagatttttatgttgtacgttatgtaattgggggggattgatttgaaatgatttaaactatggcagaaattaaactagcaaacaaaatcaattgaaactgaaatatatcaagaaaacaaaccttggttgcaagcacacatccaccaacggaaattagaaccgatccttgaaacgaaactccagtttatattatgaattttatcttttcttaatattggttaattaacggatccgccgtataactagccctaaccaacaaacaatcacagtgtccgcactaatgatttaatccaatggcagccttaagatctagataaattcattaatcttaacaaacaagttgtcaatttgtgttgctatgatcgaatgttctccctaagtttaataacgtagttccgctacaattatcaagcttagttgcttcacaagtttatataccacaactccggttttgatatcaaacttagcaatagattgttcacaataataacttagagtccgctctagcaattaagataaacaatcataagaaatatgcataggaaaacaatcatactcattcataacataaactgaaaataaaaggaagaataaatctcacggttcttgaaatccgaaggtttgttgtgtccttgcaaccaagaaaacgagcttagccttgcatatctattgaacaactactcctaaagatgaaagaatacataatttctgatttgtagagaggagagtttgtgtttcttccttcttcttcttcttttttcttcttcttctactcaccctctatttatacacaaattgtaagtaagaaaatatcaaagctcaagtgtgaacatcaatagatggtggtagtgtgaaggctgctggctgctggctgctggctgctgggttgaggttggtggctgccatgaggttggtggctgccttgaggttggtggctgccttccttgaccttctagaatatttactagaggagctaaattgctggtcggtttggatgcttctagatgaaatttggattcgtttcttcacgcaacctgcttgctggcagaatttagctgtcatctttgaaaaatcatatatccctcatatgacatcgtttttggctgaaatttggatcgtttatagatctttgagtaaggaatccaacaaaattgagtttgcatcaattggacttctgaagctccagatattgaattttgaatgggcaaaggtcaacattggcagactgcgagatttgactttgaaggatgtgatttccatgatctttctctttttatttttcttgcattacatttccaaaaaggtatggatgttagctttttaatgccactggaatcacttcatttcgatctctggaactcacgctctgcacaaaataccgactgaacgtcaaatctgccaattacctccaatttactcctttttgcatctttcatccaaaaatgccttcaaaacataaaacaaagaatatcaaggcattttatataaataacatatgcaaaacactagttaaatgcgggtgaaactatcgaataatatggttacatcaaatacccccacacttagctcttgctcgtcctcgagaaaggataaattaaattaaattaaaaataactatgatcaatttcttaatctcccatcaatgtctaagagtacaagcattataaacaagaatacaatcatgaaggataaataatataattctcatgaatttatttacatgcaaacttcaaaactcaatcaatcgtctggatttaaatgaaatctatgccatgccaaagtgataggtcctctcattgatatacactccaacactcatgtgtttagggtttatgtgtttaaatctctcaaattcaatcaaagagtatgttctaccataagcttgcttttcaatctcatctccattagcaacttattacaagtattatatgaatcaaaaggtcttattttccggttgtaatagggctgaggttaaggtgaggtaaaagaaagtaaaaggaaaggttcaaaccaaagaaagtagagcattttgaaaaataatacttcaaacaatataattccattaaagcacataaatttttcatctttaatcacaaatgtttaactccttttgatttcaagctctttcaacataaaaccttaagaacataaaggaatactttttttttcttttttctttttttttttcttcggcaactttgcccattttttcatcaagcatcacttctttgttttcatataatttccaaccataattccatgaaatattacaagtatatgctctactaatccttggccagggaaaagaaaaacatatataaagttaaggcttatacatggataaagcaaaaaaagataaccaagctcaaaacgggttcactaaggataatatgctttaggttggctttttggcttgaggggttaaaattcctaatgcctttatcatcttcatgtatatttgtaatgggatataatctcaataagatatgaagcaagttctagagatacttatcattgaaagaatgcacactcaaagaatataattttgaaggctcaaaagcttgcatttgtataacactataaagtcaacatggcatattctcaaagtcaatccctaaaccaattaaaccttaaaatttgcatgcatactccttcatttgatttatatcttcatctatctcaattaattctcatacataatactcatattctcaaaaaaccaataggagttaaaaagatcaaaatgtgtgttttttttttttttttaagaacaacaaagaaaattaaaataagaaaaccaaaattctctcaatacccccacacttaaaacacaacattgtcctcaatgttgaaataaaagcaaaggaacataagagaatgacaaagataaagtaaaatacgaaaaataaaagataaggaaaaagaaagcaaatctgatttttttttttttttgtgctgggttgcctcccagtaagcgcttttgttttatgtcattggctcgacatattgcatgctcattcttcatagattggttcaattaactctacagaagcggtgagttctgccgtccaaccttcatagaaaggtttcaaacgatgcccattgactttgagtatgttgttcgtttctaaacttgtaatttcaactgcaccataaggaaaaacattagaaacaacaaatggtccaatccaacgagagcttaactttctaggaaaaagtttcaaacgcgaatgataaagaaggactttgtctccaacatgaaactcctttcttgtaagcattcggtcatgaagattcttagtcttttctttgtaaatccttgcattctcgtaagcatcattttgaatctcttccaccgtaattccaatctttttaggcaccaaaaggataggcgccacccattcactatccgtgatggggtaaatgactcctgcatcatgaaggacaatttgcaaagcttgcaaatccaatgttgattcatgcatgttttggggaacacatatatgcctttccatctcttctatcttggtaaaatcatagtcattgctcaaagccatgcttaatccatactcatcatcaaaatcacaaactggCTGCACACACTTACcaacttggtcataacatgtgatagaataaacattgctataaggatatgccattgcatcatgaaaattaaattcaattttttcatctcctacctccatagacaaggtatccttaccacaatcaatctttgtgttggcagttttcaagaatggtctcccaaacaatataggagtgctggttgatgaatcacaagaatcatgttccatatcaagaacataaaagtcacatggaataaccaaactatcaatcttgactaggacatcttctatcacaccaagtgggtaaacaaaactacgatccgcaagttgcattacaatactagttttattcaaaggctctagactaagagaatcataaacatgtttaggcataacactaatggatgcacctaaatcgcataaagctcttttaaaactagcattaccaataacacatgggatagtaaacgcacctgggtctttttgtttcaaaggcagattcttttgaacaacagcagatacaacttcacccatacttaccgtttcatgacctttcagttttgaaagctctcttggtagtacacaactccttcaagaatttggcatacttgggaatttgcttgatagcatcaagcaaaggaatgttgagttctactttcttaaaaacctctagaatctctttttccttgtcctctttctttgacctagaagaactcacgggaaagggtggaattgttgtaaaactggaattcattgagtgaggagttacctttggagtgttggtctttgtttcagtttgtggaggagaaggatgatgtatcttctttgtactcaattcagtttctatctcttcttcttcctccatctcaatttgttttgaccttttctcttcaatttctttcccacttcgcaacatgatcgcactaacatgctctattggattcaatgcttgggagggcaattttccattcatttgtgcttccaattttcccacacttgaagctacttgccccatttgcttttccaagttgtgaatacttgaccttgtttcctgttgaaaagacatgacattttgttgcaaagtaacagtattagaagccaaagttttcatcatctcacgaagatcatcattggatgacgatTGTCtggcttgataattctgttggggttgaaatccattgggatggaattgttggccttgattgccttgttgaggttggttcccatatcgtaggttaggatgatctctccatccaggattgtacgtgtgggaaaaaggatcatacttacgctgaggttgtccgttgaatgctccatcaattgcatgagcttgttcaatgtaatcttcttgcattgttgggcacatattcgaagcatgtccttgtgaggagcatatgctacaaactttcacctgctgcacatttccacaagccaaagaacgcacaagagaagtaagatcattaactttattttcaaggttagaaatacttacctcatttactcgtttgttggagaagtctccacgagtgccaaattgttttgagttggctgccatgtttgagatcaattggcgtgcagcctcaggtgtcttatctaccaatgcgcctccacttgcagcatcaatgatactacggtcagtaggcatcaatccttcatagaaatattgaatgagtagctgatcgggtatttgatgatgagggcattgaatacacaattgctcaaatctttcccaatactctgaaagtgtctctccatgagattgccgaatcccacatatttctttccttatgttggcaactcgagatgctgggaaatacttctcaaggaaaatcttcttcatggcgTTCCAAGTTCTAATAGAtcctgggagaatagagaaaagccatgcctttgctgccccttttaaagagaaagggaaagctttcaacttaacttgttcttcatcaactccattcggtttcatgccaacacaaaccatatggaactccttgagatgagtatgaggatcttctcctgcaagaccattgaatgttggtaacaaatgtataaaaccagatttgagctcaaagtttacattattgtctatgtttatgcacaatggttgattctccacgttaggagcagcaagctccttgagtgtttgttgtcgtgcaaccgccatggtgttgaggtgaacttcctttcttaacttgcgtaaagtgctttctatttcaagatcaacctgcactagactctgattagtagaacgggttactggcatcaattgctaagaaaactcaaaaggaagcaaccacacaagagaaaaaaaaaaatgcaaattatatgaaaatcctatgctagaaaactaaaactacctaaaaCCTTAGAACACAGtggaatttggcctcgatagggtggggctagtggtataccactagtCTTGTTCAGAACGTCATTTCACTTCAGAAAACGAAGGTTagaaacctaattccacaaacaattctgtcttcaacagtaccgctgcggcaagtgaacagtaacaccgcaagcaaaaattctgtttttttttttttttttttttcagaaatgtaaataacaatcacagaaactaaaaataacagtacaagcacaagaatcaactaaaattacctccccggcaacggcgccaaaatttgttgcgatgtcgcggtcgcacaaattaattaccctagcttaaaacacacaagatagtatagagcaagcaaggggtcgatcccacgaggaagtttgaagttagatttttatgttgtacgttatgtaattgggggggattgatttgaaatgatttaaactatggcagaaattaaactagcaaacaaaatcaattgaaactgaaatatatcaagaaaacaaaccttggttgcaagcacacatccaccaacggaaattagaaccgatccttgaaacgaaactccagtttatattatgaattttatcttttcttaatattggttaattaacggatccgccgtataactagccctaaccaacaaacaatcacagtgtccgcactaatgatttaatccaatggcagccttaagatctagataaattcattaatcttaacaaacaagttgtcaatttgtgttgctatgatcgaatgttctccctaagtttaataacgtagttccgctacaattatcaagcttagttgcttcacaagtttatataccacaactccggttttgatatcaaacttagcaatagattgttcacaataataacttagagtccgctctagcaattaagataaacaatcataagaaaatatgcataggaaaaacaatcatactcattcataacataaactgaaaataaaaggaagaataaatctcacggttcttgaaatccgaaggtttgttgtgtccttgcaaccaagaaaacgagcttagccttgcatatctattgaacaactactcctaaagatgaaagaatacataatttctgatttgtagagaggagagtttgtgtttcttccttcttcttcttcttttttcttcttcttctactcaccctctatttatacacaaattgtaagtaagaaaatatcaaagctcaagtgtgaacatcaatagatggtggtagtgtgaaggctgctggctgctggctgctggctgctgggttgaggttggtggctgccatgaggttggtggctgccttgaggttggtggctgccttccttgaccttctagaatatttactagaggagctaaattgctggtcggtttggatgcttctagatgaaatttggattcgtttcttcacgcaacctgcttgctggcagaatttagctgtcatctttgaaaaatcatatatccctcatatgacatcgtttttggctgaaatttggatcgtttatagatctttgagtaaggaatccaacaaaattgagtttgcatcaattggacttctgaagctccagatattgaattttgaatgggcaaaggtcaacattggcagactgcgagatttgactttgaaggatgtgatttccatgctctttctctttttatttttcttgcattacatttccaaaaaggtatggatgttagctttttaatgccactggaatcacttcatttcgatctctggaactcacgctctgcacaaaataccgactgaacgtcaaatctgccaattacctccaatttactcctttttgcatctttcatccaaaaatgccttcaaaacataaaacaaagaatatcaaggcattttatataaataacatatgcaaaacactagttaaatgcgggtgaaactatcgaataatatggttacatcaccttaggttgggattattttttttttctttttatttatttatttatatacacatacaacttgaaacacaatgtatctttaacccatgtaacgagttttaggctaatgactcccataccaattggtcttagggcattaggtgttgggacacccctacgagcttagcaactcgggttgcagatactgatacgtagatagtgcaatgtttgattcccttaagcttttctcctcaacccatgtaacaagcgttgggtcaatagctcccaagtcaattgactttagggtattaagtgttaaaacaccccttcgagcttaattgcttaggttagggtggctacgaaaccaaacttatctatctttttattatcattgttttttttttttttttttttttgcaaattatgtattatccctttcccttagttgttacctttaacaaaagaacataaataatgtaataatccaatgtgcaacccagaatcatatgttaaagtgtgtgtgtgtaaatgaagatttaagaatacttgttaaatgagcatatgagcataATTAAGTGCTGATAATACGAGAGTTTgcaaacctgaatatttcaagaagtattctgatagaccttgttaagaatgtttactaagatgtgtctcaagagtcactttaacaaaagaacttcttttactctgccatcctagtaacaacagttttgcaaatagtttatgaaatagataacacggttttttttttttttttaaaatatcaactactaccctttccccccaaccaaaatgagatattgtcctcaatgtcttaaggtagaaagatagagtatagaagacatcacctgaaatagcaaacactaacaaacctgaaacacacttaaacaaatataagaaacaacaaagcacaataataaaaccaaaagacgcaaatatttatagatgagaaattgaaaatgcaatcacaccacctatatgtaggctagttgtagtctcacactctctctctctttatttatttatttatttattttgaaaaatcatgtgtatgtacaggtagttatgattgtggctcacatctttccttggttttacgtccaagaacggcttaaggcgccctctatgggtcggggataggcttcccatccagttttcttaaaaactggtaaacagggtcttttttagtcagattcccaagactaagtcgagcatgttctttatggaattgtggccataaatcataaattgcacgatgcacatctccactagggtgcgtctccagagtcaatagaagattatctaaagaccccttactcaggccatccttaatgaattgtattttatcttcatggttTACAGATACGATTCCTAAAGagcgacatgtcgcattacaagtccatctggcacatctatgacagactttcagtcgttttgcacgacgtttctttgcaaaagtgtttttacctgttccaggcatgtgtgaaatgaaagaattggagaaCTCACCTGATAATTGGACCTTTgtttcaatcagccaacgaatatcttcaagaattccatggttcattaacaacctcaatctttcacacctagcacggtaaatttttgtaatcgcattctgaggcagagcgggaaaatacttttttaatttttcaagagtggtgtccattttcaaatgagaattgggggagagattcaaagaaatgagaaagggcaaagaattgcacaaatatatacacagatatcagttatcatgggaaactgaaagaaccgacttaagagtcacggagtaccatTATCTGCCATTTGActggggtgagagaaactagcaaaacaaaa
The genomic region above belongs to Populus alba chromosome 12, ASM523922v2, whole genome shotgun sequence and contains:
- the LOC140956229 gene encoding uncharacterized protein; this translates as MGEVVSAVVQKNLPLKQKDPGAFTIPCVIGNASFKRALCDLGASISVMPKHVYDSLSLEPLNKTSIVMQLADRSFVYPLGVIEDVLVKIDSLVIPCDFYVLDMEHDSCDSSTSTPILFGRPFLKTANTKIDCGKDTLSMEVGDEKIEFNFHDAMAYPYSNVYSITCYDQVGKCVQPVCDFDDEYGLSMALSNDYDFTKIEEMERHICVPQNMHESTLDLQALQIVLHDAGVIYPITDSEWVAPILLVPKKIGITVEEIQNDAYENARIYKEKTKNLHDRMLTRKEFHLKLQV